The Bacteroidota bacterium genome includes the window TTTGGCAACTGCAAACAAGTGCGTCAAACAATAATCTTCCACTTGGTGCCCGTTCTGCTGCGCTTGGAGGTGCGAGTGTTACATTAAGCGATTTGTGGAGTACTCAAAATAACCAGGCTGGATTGGCACGCATTGATACCATTGAAATTGGAGTATATGCCGAACGCAAATTTTTATTGCCACAACTCGGTTATAATGCTTTTTCAGGAGTATTACCAATTAAGGGAGGTACATTTGGTTTGAGTTATTCACGCTTCGGGTATAACAAGTACAATGAAAATAAAATCGGTTTGGCATTCGCAAAAAAGTTGGGAGAAAATTTTTCAGCAGCCGTTCAACTCGATTATCTCAGCAAATTTATTGGCGATAATTATGGTAAAAGTGGAGCAATAGCTGCCGAATTTGGTGTACAAGCAAAACTAGCAAAAGGACTTTTTGTTGGTGCACATGTATTTAATCCAACCCGTGCCAAAAGTGCCGACTATAACAAAGAAAAGATTCCAACAATAATTAAAATTGGGGCTAATTATGTTTTTTCAGAAAAAGTGTTTTGGGCGATTGAAGCGGAAAAGGATATTAATTATAAACCCAATTTTAAAACCGGAATTGAGTACCGTGTAATTCCACAGTTTTATTTACGTGCCGGAGTGAGTACACAGCCTACCCTGAGTTCATTTGGCTTTGGATTGCGACTCAAGCAAATTAGCCTTGATGTTGCTGCTACCTATCATCAACAACTCGGATTTACTCCGCATCTTGGATTTAGCTACCGAATTAAGTAAGTACTTCACATGAAAAATTGCTACTCGTTAGTAAAATTTGTACTTCTGCTGGTAACCTTCATGGTTGTTCCTACTATACTCTTCGCGCAAGAGAAAGAGACGAAACAAGACATTCAGCAAAAAATAGAAAATGCTGCCGAAAATGCAGAAAGCGAAGAAACTGATTTTACCATTTTGTTGGAAGAATTACAGTATTATATACAACATCCAATAAACCTGAATTATACCGATAGAGAAGAGCTATTGCGCTTGGAATTGCTAAGCGATTTACAAATAAATAATTTATTGAAACACATCGAAAAAAATGGAAAGCTGATGACTATTTATGAGCTTCAAACCATTGAATCGTTTGATTTGGATGTGATTAGTAAAATACTTCCTTATGTGAAAGTGGAGAATAATTTTGATAACCCCAATGTGAGCATGAAAGAAATTTTTAAGTACGGAAAATTTCAATTTGTATCACGTTACCAGCAAGTAATTGAACAGCAATTAGGATACTATACAGCCAATAATTTTGGCGATAGTATGAAATTGGAATCTCCTAATTCATATTACTTGGGCCCGCAGTATAAATTGTATGAACGATTAAATTTTGTGTATACCAACAAAATCAATTTTGGTATTGTTGCTGAAAAGGACCCCGGTGAAGAATTTTTTAAAGGCTCTCAAAAAAATGGTTTTGACTTTTACTCTGCCCATTTATTTCTTAAAAAATTTGGAAAGCTAAAAGCACTTGCAATAGGCGATTACCAAGCGCAATTTGGGCAGGGCTTAACTTTTTGGAGTGGACTAGCTTATGGAAAAACAGCCGATCCTACAGCCATTAAACGTAGTGCAAGAGGTTTGAGCGCATATAATTCGGTGGATGAAAATTTGTTTTTACGAGGAGGAGGTGCAACTGTTGCGTTAAAAAAATTAGAGCTAACCGTTTTTGGAAGTGTAAAAAAAATTGATGCAAATATTACCAGTTTAGATACTGCCAACAATTCGGCTGAGGAGTTTAGTTCTTTTCAAACTTCCGGCCTGCATCGTACCAAAGCCGAAATTACTGATAAGGATGCGATTACCGAACAAATTTTCGGAGGAAATATTTCTTATGTTTCTTCTAAATTTTCAATTGGTTTAACAGGTATAAAAACGGATTATAAAGCCAAGTTAAATCGCACCTTGAGTACTTACAATAAATTTGATTTTAATAAAAATCACAACTTAAATCTAGGTGCCGACTATATGTATTTGTGGCGAAATTTTACTTTATTTGGTGAGGTTTCGAGAAGCGAAAATGGAGCTATGGCATATTTAAATGGAGCTTTAATCAACCTTGATCAACGCTTTTCAGTTTCGGTATTTCACCGCAATTATGCCAAGGATTTCCAGTATGCTAAATCTGCGGCTTTTGGCGAAAACTATAACAATAGCAACGAAAAGGGTTTGTTTATTGGCGCTAATGCAAAAATACTTCCCAAGTTTGTGCTTGCAGGTTATTTCGATAGTTTTACTTTTCCTTGGTTAAAATATCAGGTAAGCGCTCCTTCTCATGGATTCGATTATTTCGCACAATTAAATTATACTCCAACCAAATCTATTGATATGTATTTTCGGATTCGTACTAAACTGAAGCCGGTAAATACTCCCGAAGTAGTTGATCGTATTGATTATTTGGTTGACGCAAATCGCACCAATTATCGATTTAATGTTTCTTATGCAGCTAACAGCCAATGGAAATTTGTGAATAGAGTCGAACTTATTACTTACAAAAAGGGTGATGCGGCTACCAGCAATGGCTATGTTTTTTTTCAAGATGTAAAGTACAAACCGCAAGGATTAAAATTATCAATAATTGCCCGCTACATGTTATTTCAAACCGAATCGTTTGATGCACGTGTGTATACTTATGAGAACGATGTAATGTATGCGAATTCAATTCCTTTTTTTTCGGGAAAGGGTAGTCGGTTTTTTGCTTTAGTTAATTACGAAGTTAACCGTAATGTTGAGCTATGGGTGCGTTATGCGCAAACTTATTTCACCAATCCAAATGTGTTTATTCTCACAAATTCTGGAAGTTTGGATACCGTAATCGGAAACAAAAAATCAGAAATTAAAGTACAGGTTAGAATTAGCTTCTAAGTAATCTGCATTGCATTTTATAGAGCTAACTGGAAACTAGAATTGCATTCACGCTTACTTATTATTCTATTACAAATCCAACAGATTTTAAATCGTCCCAAAAGTGAGGATAGGATTTTGCAACCACTTCCGGATTCTCAATAGCAACACTTTCAAACAGCATCGATAAAGGCGCTAAGCACATTGCCATTCGATGGTCTTCATAGGTTTTGAATACAGCAGTTGGCGGATGAATAGATTTTTTAATTTTAGGAATCAACAAATTTCCAATATCCAAATCAATGGCCTCAACACCAATTTTTTTCAATTCAGAAATTAGGGCTTTTATTCGGTCGGTTTCTTTTATTCGTAAAGTACGCAAACCGTACAATTCGGCATATATTTCTTTAGCAGCATACGTTACTGCTAGCGTTTGTGCAATATCGGGTGTGTGCAATAATTCAACGTGAATATTGTCGACTGGAACTTGAATAGTTTTTTTACTTAATTTAATTCCTCCTTCAATAAAGGTAGTTTCAACGCCCAAAGGTTGGTAATAGTCAACTAATGCGCAATCGCCTTGCAAACTTTCTTTTCGCAAACCCCATAAGTTAAAATCTACTTCTGTAGCAAAAGCTGCAATCTGAAACCAATAGGAGGAAGAGCTCCAGTCGCCTTCAATGACATAACTTTCAGCTTTTGTATAGGAATAGTTTTGAGGAGCAATATCAATTTCAGCATTTTTCCAAGTACTTTTTACTCCAAAACGCTCCATCATTTTAAGCGTCATCAGCAAGTAGGGTTTAGAAATAATTTCCCCACTTAATTTTAATTTCAATCCTTGTGGCAAGGTAGGTGCAATCATCGCTAACGCTGATAAATACTGGCTACTCATACTTCCATCAATTGAAATGCTTCCACCTGATAAATTCGCTCCTTCAATTTTTAATGGTGGGTAACCTTCTTTTTCAAGATAAGTGATATTGGCTCCTAATTTCCTGAGTGCATCAACTAACAAGCCAAGTGGGCGTTCTTTCATACGCGCACTCCCGGTCAAGGTTCTTGTTCCCGGAATAGTGGCAAAAAAGGCAGTTAAAAAGCGCATGGCAGTTCCTGAAGGTCCCACATCAAAATGATTTTCCTGATGATGGTTTTCAAGAATGTTTTTCAGAACCAACGTATCATTCGCTTCTGAAAGATTTGCAATGCTAAATTTTTTTTGACTTAAAGCTTGTATCAAAAGCGCTCTATTACTTTCACTTTTAGAAGCAGGCAAGCGAACTTCTCCCAGCAGACTTTTGGGTGACTTAGAAATGGTATATATCATCCACGCAGTTTTCGGTAAAATTCAAGCGATTCATAAATTAGTTCGCTCGAACTTGTACAATTGATTTTACATTTTCCTATTTCAGTTAACAACGAAAAATTAATGGTTGTTTCCTGATTTTTCTTGTCGTTACGCATAAAGTCAAGTAAGGTTGCAAAATCAGCTAGCTTTATTTTATT containing:
- a CDS encoding 3-phosphoshikimate 1-carboxyvinyltransferase codes for the protein MIYTISKSPKSLLGEVRLPASKSESNRALLIQALSQKKFSIANLSEANDTLVLKNILENHHQENHFDVGPSGTAMRFLTAFFATIPGTRTLTGSARMKERPLGLLVDALRKLGANITYLEKEGYPPLKIEGANLSGGSISIDGSMSSQYLSALAMIAPTLPQGLKLKLSGEIISKPYLLMTLKMMERFGVKSTWKNAEIDIAPQNYSYTKAESYVIEGDWSSSSYWFQIAAFATEVDFNLWGLRKESLQGDCALVDYYQPLGVETTFIEGGIKLSKKTIQVPVDNIHVELLHTPDIAQTLAVTYAAKEIYAELYGLRTLRIKETDRIKALISELKKIGVEAIDLDIGNLLIPKIKKSIHPPTAVFKTYEDHRMAMCLAPLSMLFESVAIENPEVVAKSYPHFWDDLKSVGFVIE